In Planococcus citri chromosome 4, ihPlaCitr1.1, whole genome shotgun sequence, the genomic window TAAAGATTTTGATTTAGTTAATTTAGCTACAGCACAGCCAATCACGATGAACGAGGCACTCCAAGCGAGCACTTCAGGTGAACCGCTGCGCTGCACGATTCGTCGAATGCCCAATGACACATTCGAAATCAGCAAATCGAGACCTGTAATCAACCGCCGAATTACGAATGGCACTGAGGTACCTCGCACAACCGAGGAATTACCGCAACCATTTGTACGTCTCCAAAATATACAGTCGTGGGCAGAGGAATCTGAACAAGACCCAGAGGTCCGCCGAGCTGCAGGCAtcattcaaagtttcaattcaGGACCCAATAGACACATGCACACATCCATGATGCATAACCCAGAATCAAACCCGGAAGAATAAGTAACTTGTATCGAATTCATtaacattattatttattctttaAGATTAAGCATAAGAATATGTATTTTGACTTGGGAAATCAAAATTCTCGTGTACAGAACAAAATAGGGAAATTCATTCAGGTGGGATGAAGGACATTCAAGAGAAATTCCCTACTatgttaaaaattcagaattactAATATTTTATTTGTTCAACAGTTTGAAGAAATACATCGTAGTTGATAATATTGAGACGATACGTAAATTCGatcgataaaaatgatgatacGATAGCCAATCATATGGAGATATTACAACCACAGAACTGCTGAACGAACCAAAATATCCGTTTCGTGAGAATtatgaattatatttttaattttattattaagtTTGTGTACATAGCATATAGATGTTAGGGAAGAAGTAGACGCACCTTACAACACTTGATTACTGTACACAAAACATTTCCGaccaattttaaaaaccaaaaattctgatgtgacaatttttttttagaaaatcctaatcattttatacaattttcttctattttttcacGTCACATCTATGTTGAAAATTGCGCGCTAGTTAGAGAAAAAATACGTATGacatatgaaaattcaaaaaatgtgactcaaaagtttagaaaaaaaccgGAATTTGGCAATCGAAGTCATACGTACATatgataaaaatccaaaaaatgtaggtcaaaaattcaaatagataAAAGCCTTGACAATGAACCGATAACGTAACCAAATGCAGAAAAACAGTCTACAATCCGAATTCCATTAGTAAAAATAAGGAGTGGGCTAAGTTCATGTATTATAATTGTCAAACctcttttttgatttgacccaaTTTCTAATAGCTAATTGGCCACgcaaaataccccaaaatttttcaaattttgatcttttgaaaaatcgcttCGTAAACATCGCCGATCTACATCAAGACgagtctaaaaaatttttttttttaaccctacTCTAAATTTAGTCTTTTAAGCAAAAGCTACGAATCCCCAAAAAATCGTTACCACCTTTCGAAATCTaccttctttttgaaaattttttgcaatgtgATTGGTATACCAACTATGTGCATTTGTCTTTTAAGTAGTAGTTAGAGCTCTTCAGTCTGACTCATGTCAATACTTCTTCAAATAGTTTCAGTAACTCTACCACGAGTGCTTGTCCAACTGGACTGCTGAAACTTTAATAGGCCATACATTATTCGAGCACGAATAATAATCCAGACTGACTCTAATTTACTCTTATTAACGGCACATTAAATGATATATTCAAGACATTTGCAACCTAAATAGTCCCGCCTCCGAACCATCTTTGAAGTTTGTCCACTCAGAAACCAGACTGCGACAGCTCAGCGTAAAACGGAGGGGCAGTGGCATGCATATAGTAGAACGGGGGGGTGTGGGACCTGTTGGCAGTGGGATCAATCTCCTCTATGCTTTTTTCATGATCCGTGTTCCACTTCGATGATCTACTCTCCTCTGAGTGCACCCACGAAGGGGCAATTGTGAGGGGGCGGATTGCCCCCACTGCCAAAGGTAGTGCTTACATTATgaaccccttatattgaaaatattggtaacgtCTGAAATACTTTAGAAATAGGCTAAGTACATATACGGTTGCGATGTACTCGCGCATATAGGGCTGCGCACCCTTCTATTAAAGGGTTCGCGGCGCCTTTGACATTTATAGCCCAAGATAGGGATTTTGGGCATAAATAAGGAAAGTCACATAAATTCTACAATTTATGTACAAGTAAATGTACTTAGCAAGTGCGTGATTGGTCCACCACTTTTGGGGGTGGGAAATTGACCATCTTACGCTCCTTTTATAATACTGATTTTCGTGAACAAACTTCAGTTCTTTCTTGGGTTCGGATATTCGCGATACTCGGTTCTTAAGTCAGTGCTAACACAATAATACCATGGACGAGCCCCCATTTAGGGGAGGCCATGGTATGGCTCTTTTTCGATTAACGCCATCTCGCGCATGGTTAAtttcttttaataaaaatagatTAATCGATCTTCCATCGATTAATAACAAGTGTACCTGTTTGGTGATTGAGGAATGCACCCGGGCATATCCTCATTACGCAAAGTGATACAAGCGCCtcttttagttaagttccatcgacgCCATTAAGTATTAGGTTGGCTTTAGAAGAGATGGAAAACGTGTACAGTCCAAGTAAGTGGTGCTTGCACCTACTTCGTTTATTATTAAGCCCTTTTTCCCATAGAGGTGTAGACCAAGGTGTCGAACCCTATGGTGACCAAAATCATGTGCTTTTCGCGTAAAACTTTATGTGATTATTCTCGTGTATATATTTTCATGTGTGTAATTTCTCCTATCCTATTTGTCATGTCTCATAGGGTAAAATTCTATAATTAGGATTATTGTTCTATTTACAATGACCCACATCTCGTAAAAATGTGAAGGTCATTCTCTTGTTTAAATTCAGCCGGTTCCTTACTctctgtcaaaattattaattaatggAGTATTCGATGAATTTATGTATAAAAGTGTAAATACAGGTCATAAGTAAATCAGATTCGTATTTATTACATGTGTTTACACATAATAATGTATAGGGCAGATTAGACAAACTACCGCCCgtctgagctatctaggtattggcaaatattccccgcctaaggaatatttctaaatttaacccccgTTGGTATTGGTTCCCCCCTATATCACGTTAGGTAGTCACGTTTGTTTCCCCTATATCAAAGTGACTATTCGTGTTGGCGAATTATTTTATGTAGAAATTatctgaaactaatatcaactccttCGAACAGAATTTCATATTTGAGTCTATCTCTAGGCGGGTACCTCGAGAGCGTTTTTTGACCCACATGcccattatttttaataataggtaagtaggtaagttaaGAACTCTGggcaaaaaatacactttcggAGGCCGCCTCTGAATCGTCTTGAATGTGAATGAATCCTTTAAACAGGCCGAGGATATAGCCATATAACTCGATTTTTTACggttcaaattgattttcacaccttctggtgattttttaaaattccagagAAATAAGAATCTTGCTGTAGGCTctagaatgactggaaattacaaaaatttggattttggaggTTTATGTTTTCTATTTGTTAGAGGTCAAAGTATCCTCTGAAttcattcttaattttttttttcgtctgatCGCCAAAAGATCAGACTTTTATTCAGAGTGGCTCTTGAGAGTAAAGTCGCCTTTTCTCAGAAAcaatcatgattttttaaaaatcgacttaCCTATACTTGACCGATTTCAACGAGACGTGGATCGTATTGAAGGGATATTACGAGagcttttttcaagaaaattgacTCTCCCTTTCACCAAGTTAGGGTACCTACTCTAGAATGGGTAAGATCGAAGTCAGCCATTTTGGTTGTCCCGCGTCATTGTGTACATTCATCGACTGTCGATGAATGTACACAACGACGCAGGACAACCAAAATGGCTGACGTCGATCATACCCAGTACCCTAACTAAGTCATCTATTATCCTTCAAgtattcaatttcaatacggGTATTAAAATCGCTTCATTTATGAAGACATGAATCGACACATGATTACAAGGGTCTACAGATATCAAATCAATCCGGTTTtgagtttaggtaggtactccgatctcacgattttttttgtctatAGATTTCTCAAGTATGCTAGAAAATATGGAAAATCGCTATCATTGCTTTCGGAGCTGATGGAGCTGGTGGATCAGGGTttgcttttttgacagaaatacAAACTTCTCATTATCTATGTGCGGTGTTTTGAAGGagatgagaataatttttaaaaatacttgcctatataatttcaaaagttcggagttatgaattttttgaaagcaaaatTCAAAGAGTTTGTCAAATTTTGGAGCAatgattaaacttttttttttcaattcaaaaagcGTGCATTTTTATGATACATAATACTTGTGTATCTACGCGTATTATTATGAACTTTTCGTGATGAGATTCTCAAAACCATCCGGTCAAAATGAAACCAATCTTTATATTGTATTGTTTGGCAAAGGTGTTCTTTTTCGTATACttaattaggtatacctattcaaCATTTCTTATAGATAGGTATAATTATGAATTCtgattttcttgattttattcCTAATGgttctgtttttatttcaaaggaGATTATAGATATTGTAATTATATAAGTTCAATACTAATGCTaatcattttaaatatgtaatttCCATTCTATTATTACGAATAACATACTTGAGTAATTCTAAAAAACTTATAAGGGTGAATACTGAATAATGCGGACCGCGCAGTATAAGAAAAGTCAAAACCAATAATTCTTTACAATGTTCATTATACCTAATTCacaattttacagttttgattGGAATTTAGGTACACCTACCAATTTACGAGCTAGGTACCAATTTTAATTTGTGTGCTAAAATTAACTTACAAAATGATTCACCTGGTAGGGATTTAACCAATCGTTGTGAGAAAACTTGACATATTTCGCCAAGTAACTGAAGATTTGGTGCAACCACACTCTTCCATTCGCTAGTGTTCAACACTTGGACAGAGTTTTCAACGATAAAGTCAAACACTTTTGATTTCAAATCATTCATATGATGCTTATCCGCAAATACCAACACATTTGCTGCACTATTAACAGATAATGTTTCAATCATCGATTTCAGAGAAATTGTTTTTAGCTCATTTAGCTTATATGCATCTGCTGCTGCGTAAAGTCGCTCGGCTAGTTTatctgaaatttgacattttcccgtGTAAATGTATCGCAACAATTCGTCCATAACTTCTGCATCTATGTCGGTAACAtcgattcgaatttttttatgttttttatcaccttgttcaatatttttaaacatgGTTGCAAAAACTTCACTGCGCGCAGCCAAAACACTTTTGTGAGCCGAATAATTTTTGCCTTTCGCTAATAGCATGACGTCTGCAAAATCTTGATTTTCCAGTAATGATCCAAAGTTATCGGATAGAAGGCATTTCGTGGTGTTGGGTTCTGGTGAGATCATGTTTTGTTGATCTGTAAAACTGCCGCATCGAGAATAATAGTAGCATATCTCTATAACAATAGTGACTGTATTTCCTTTTATGAACGGATTTTTGGTAATGTCTTCAAGCTCGATGAAATTTTCCGAGCTGATTCGCTCTGTCGTACCAGCACTAAGCTCTTGCAGTTTTATATTTGATCGCACCTCTCTTCCAAAATCATCAAGGAGTGTAGCTTTGAATTTCGCGATTACTCTTCCAGCTTTACCGTTATCAACCAATAGCAAACCTAATGAAATTTTGCTGTCGGAATATTTATGCCACCCCAACTCAACTTTCCAATTACATGGTTCATTTTCGGTAGTAGGAAGCATGTTCTCACGCATTCTATGCCAATCACGTTCAAAAACACTACGATTAATATTCAAATTATATCTTATGGTGTGAAATTCTACATCTGCATTCCATTGAATCCCATCGTTTTGTTTTGATAGCGTTATAGGAGTTGCACTGGATGGATGctgtaaaattatgaaaaattcgtatattctaataataagtaggtacctagaaggCTTGCAATTTAGCCTAATGAAGTGTATGTAATGTTCttacttgaataaaaatcaaacaaacgaACGGAAATAGTAAAACCGATTTGTTGATCGACAAAATCAtattgaaaacgaaaatcaCGATCAAACaagtttaaaattataaataaatcaGCTTCCAGTTGAATATTACTTCCTAAAACGATgagaaaataaatgattttattGACGTAAAAATGGATCTTTACGGATAAGTAGGCATGTTGATTGAGAGTGAgactgtttttcaatttcagaccCGGAAACTGTTTCTTTCACAAGCATATTATCTTTAATCACATTTTACATTGATTAAAATGTATTCATTTTCAGTTTACATTGAGCAATGAGTAAATAATTTTCGTAGATATAATTTGGTGTCTGCCTCTTGAATCAGCTTAATGTGGATGAATCCTTTGAACAGGTCGAGGATATAGCTATAACACGATTTTTCACTGCTCAAATCACCTAAATTCCACCCTTTCatctggtgatttttcaaaatcccaagcAATCAAAAATCTCGCTGTAGGTTctagaataatttgaaattgcaaaaatttggatttagaaGGTTGATTTTGAGCGTGATTGTTATTCttgcaaatttctaaaatttccctACAAACAgagaagttttgattttttgaatgttctGGTCATTAAAACGCACTTGAGGTGtccgttggaaaattttatctaaATGTGGATACCACAACTCCATTTTTAGATGCtagtaaattttatttccacACCATCTGGAGAATTTTGAAAGAGGTATTACTGCAGAAATCTAAAATCGCACTAGAGGCTCCATAATGCACAGAAATGTTGAAGTTTGGTTCAGAGGAGTTGACATTACTCTGATTTCTATAATTCTCACcgaatgcatatttttttctttaaaaagaagcatgattcaccaaaaatttaaaaatcagtaatttttattttgggaagtcgtgttttgaaatttattggtaAAGGGGTATCttttttacatacctaatttcattttaaaatttctcataataTGAATTCTGGTTTCGCTAGTTTAATCCCCAATggctttgattttatttcaaaggaAATAAATAATCATGTTCAACTCTAAtgattttgagtacctacctattttaaatcctatttttttcagatacATATACAAGAGTTAATCGAAAACTTAATCTAAAGAGGTCTGAGATGAATAATTCGGTATAAGAAAACTCGAAACtaattctttaatttaattCCTTAggttatttacaattttatagtTTTGATTAGAACTATCCCAATTTACAAGGTACACAGGTAGATACCTACtctaatttttttgctaaaattgacttACAAAAGAATTCACATGGCACGGACGTACCCAAtcgttgcaaaaaattttggcataattcGGCAACTAACTGAACATTAGATATTACCATACTCTTCCATTCGGTAGTATTCAACACTTGGGCAGAATTTTCAACGATAAACTGAATAACTGTTGATTTTAAATCCTTCTTATGATGCTTATCCGCAAATACTAACACATTTACTGCATTTTCAACAGATAATGTTTCAACCATCGATTTCAAAGTAATTGTTTTCAGCTCATTTAGCTTATATGCATCTGCTGCTTCATAAAGTCGCTCGGCTAGTTTATCTGAAATCTGGCATTTTCCCGTGTAAATGTATCGCAACAATTCATCCATAACTTCTGCATCTATATCGGTAACATCGATTcgaatttttctatgttttttatCACCGTGTACATTGTTTTGAAACATGGTTGTGAAAACTTCACTACGTGCTGCCAAAACAACTTGATGAGCCGTATAATTTTTGCCTTTTGCTAGTAGAATGACGTCTGCATAATTTTGATTACCAAATAATGAGCTAAAATTATCTAATGGAAGACATTTCGTGGTGTTGGGTTCTGTTGAGGTCATGTTTTGTTGACTTGTCGTATTGCTGCATCGAGAATAATAATAGGATATCTCAATAGAAATAATGAATTGGGCTTTCTTTACGAACGGATTTTTGGTATAGTCGCCAACCTCCATGAAATGGCTCCATTGGATTTTCTCTTCTCCGGCATCATGTTCTAGCAACTCTTCGTGTAATCGCACCTCTCTTCCAAAGTCATCAAGAAGTGCAGCTCT contains:
- the LOC135844719 gene encoding speckle-type POZ protein B-like, whose translation is MILSINKSVLLFPFVCLIFIQHPSSATPITLSKQNDGIQWNADVEFHTIRYNLNINRSVFERDWHRMRENMLPTTENEPCNWKVELGWHKYSDSKISLGLLLVDNGKAGRVIAKFKATLLDDFGREVRSNIKLQELSAGTTERISSENFIELEDITKNPFIKGNTVTIVIEICYYYSRCGSFTDQQNMISPEPNTTKCLLSDNFGSLLENQDFADVMLLAKGKNYSAHKSVLAARSEVFATMFKNIEQGDKKHKKIRIDVTDIDAEVMDELLRYIYTGKCQISDKLAERLYAAADAYKLNELKTISLKSMIETLSVNSAANVLVFADKHHMNDLKSKVFDFIVENSVQVLNTSEWKSVVAPNLQLLGEICQVFSQRLVKSLPGESFCKLILAHKLKLVPSS
- the LOC135844928 gene encoding speckle-type POZ protein-like isoform X2; translation: MILSIKKSVILFPFVCLIFIQRSNATPAMLSKPNNGTQFNPDAEFRTIRYNLSIDRSHFKEYGTYIKRENMIPTTENAPCKWFVEFKWEQTRYSHIYISLYFQLDDDGKAGRAIAKLRAALLDDFGREVRLHEELLEHDAGEEKIQWSHFMEVGDYTKNPFVKKAQFIISIEISYYYSRCSNTTSQQNMTSTEPNTTKCLPLDNFSSLFGNQNYADVILLAKGKNYTAHQVVLAARSEVFTTMFQNNVHGDKKHRKIRIDVTDIDAEVMDELLRYIYTGKCQISDKLAERLYEAADAYKLNELKTITLKSMVETLSVENAVNVLVFADKHHKKDLKSTVIQFIVENSAQVLNTTEWKSMVISNVQLVAELCQNFLQRLGTSVPCEFFCKSILAKKLE
- the LOC135844928 gene encoding speckle-type POZ protein-like isoform X1 codes for the protein MILSIKKSVILFPFVCLIFIQQRSNATPAMLSKPNNGTQFNPDAEFRTIRYNLSIDRSHFKEYGTYIKRENMIPTTENAPCKWFVEFKWEQTRYSHIYISLYFQLDDDGKAGRAIAKLRAALLDDFGREVRLHEELLEHDAGEEKIQWSHFMEVGDYTKNPFVKKAQFIISIEISYYYSRCSNTTSQQNMTSTEPNTTKCLPLDNFSSLFGNQNYADVILLAKGKNYTAHQVVLAARSEVFTTMFQNNVHGDKKHRKIRIDVTDIDAEVMDELLRYIYTGKCQISDKLAERLYEAADAYKLNELKTITLKSMVETLSVENAVNVLVFADKHHKKDLKSTVIQFIVENSAQVLNTTEWKSMVISNVQLVAELCQNFLQRLGTSVPCEFFCKSILAKKLE